Proteins encoded by one window of Vibrio rumoiensis:
- a CDS encoding M20 family metallopeptidase: MPQKFDLPTYIKQLETLVNVDCGTRTPQGVAKIADILTPMFEQIGFTVTRHQISDEAGPCLEITNKPDAEQYDVMLSGHMDTVFPEGTVAKRPLTFDDEKIYGPGTSDMKSGILSAWYALQQLSDEEKDKLAILVALNCDEEIGSMYSRPWIEAMAKKSKRVLVCEASRVSGNLIRSRKGNAKYELVFKGVASHAGSALQEGVSAIYELSHWSLAIKDLVNLETGTTMNVGIIEGGLAVNVVPDYAKATVDLRFWNNEEAEAIDTKLREMAKTPFEKGASVEVNRLAFKPSMQPTDDTEEMIKLVSKKADELGIQYGWEDAGGGSDGNFTANVGTPTLDGFGPMGAGFHSDKEYLLIDSIKPRIDLLTQVLKSF; encoded by the coding sequence ATGCCTCAAAAGTTTGATTTACCGACTTACATTAAACAACTCGAAACCTTAGTGAATGTAGATTGCGGTACTCGTACTCCTCAAGGTGTCGCTAAAATTGCCGATATTCTTACTCCAATGTTTGAACAAATTGGTTTCACAGTGACACGTCATCAGATAAGTGATGAAGCAGGTCCATGTTTAGAAATAACCAACAAGCCGGATGCTGAGCAATACGATGTGATGTTAAGTGGCCACATGGATACGGTTTTCCCTGAAGGAACGGTAGCGAAAAGACCGTTAACGTTTGATGATGAGAAAATTTATGGTCCGGGTACGTCAGATATGAAATCTGGCATTTTGAGTGCTTGGTATGCATTGCAACAACTTAGCGATGAAGAAAAAGATAAGCTAGCCATATTAGTGGCGTTAAATTGCGACGAAGAAATAGGCTCAATGTATTCTCGTCCATGGATTGAAGCGATGGCGAAAAAGAGCAAGCGTGTTTTAGTGTGCGAAGCTTCTCGTGTTAGCGGGAATTTAATTCGTTCACGCAAAGGTAATGCCAAATATGAATTAGTGTTCAAAGGCGTTGCCTCTCACGCAGGTTCGGCATTACAAGAAGGTGTGTCCGCGATTTATGAATTAAGTCACTGGTCGCTTGCGATAAAGGATCTGGTAAACCTTGAAACTGGCACCACGATGAATGTAGGGATTATCGAAGGTGGCCTTGCGGTGAACGTCGTGCCTGATTACGCTAAAGCGACGGTCGACCTTCGTTTCTGGAATAATGAAGAAGCAGAAGCGATTGATACTAAGTTACGAGAAATGGCGAAAACACCGTTTGAAAAAGGCGCAAGTGTTGAAGTCAATCGCTTAGCCTTTAAACCCTCGATGCAGCCAACTGATGATACCGAAGAGATGATTAAGCTCGTCAGTAAAAAAGCGGATGAACTCGGTATTCAATATGGTTGGGAAGATGCGGGTGGCGGCTCAGATGGTAACTTTACTGCCAATGTTGGTACGCCAACCCTAGATGGATTTGGTCCAATGGGCGCAGGCTTTCATTCTGATAAAGAATACTTATTAATTGACTCGATTAAGCCACGTATTGACTTATTGACACAGGTTTTGAAAAGCTTTTAA
- a CDS encoding LTA synthase family protein — MDFIKSLLTVFFPIVATFVCGIILLTLSRISLCLWQRERVRNARGVRPILVSGLRMDVVTMCYLLILPSLLTSLFTGIEPINDIWLIFLRVWIVAGLWLLVYMEIATPTFINEYDVRPNRFFVEYLIYPKEVMSMLWTGYKVELFLGGVISIFTVYVGWVFSGLVVSNLPSLEWYWRVPFGLLTVALCVLGARSSFGHRGINPSMIAFSNDNLMNDLALNSTYSVIYAMKLMRKEQDSAKFYPKMSQEKVIELIQDSTHVSTGAYTHPKLPTLIRRPASYKGKPKNLVILLQESLGSRFVGGLGGLPLTPNLDAILEESWYFTRMYATGTRSIRGIEAVTSGFSPTPANAIVKLPKGQQNFYTIAQTLSYHGYHTQFIYGGESHFDNMKGYCLGNGFCDIQDLPTFINPQFVGSWGVCDEDLYDKTHQQLTERHATGQPFFSFVFTTTNHSPFEYPEGKIEPYNSPAATRENTVKYSDFAFGEFIKKAKASDYWDETVFIVVADHDSRVYGDQAIPVNYFNIPAIIFGGGIEPKKDDRIASQIDIPPTLLSLIGIDNYGPMIGHDMTQDIPNEKLRAIMQYHNTFGWMNNDNQAVIFQADKPIETYQYDNQTHKLHSVELPQKMIDTANANALWGSLAYKQDYYHWGEVKAMLDS; from the coding sequence ATGGACTTCATTAAATCTTTACTAACGGTTTTCTTTCCTATCGTTGCCACATTTGTTTGTGGAATTATATTACTGACTCTATCTCGAATTAGTTTATGTTTGTGGCAACGTGAAAGGGTACGAAACGCACGGGGTGTCCGTCCCATATTGGTATCTGGATTACGCATGGATGTGGTTACTATGTGTTATTTATTGATCTTACCAAGCTTACTGACGAGTCTATTTACCGGTATTGAACCGATTAATGACATATGGCTTATTTTCTTGCGTGTCTGGATTGTCGCAGGCTTATGGTTGTTAGTGTATATGGAAATAGCAACCCCAACTTTTATTAATGAATATGACGTACGTCCAAACCGTTTCTTTGTTGAATATCTTATTTATCCTAAAGAAGTGATGAGTATGCTATGGACTGGTTACAAGGTAGAGTTGTTCTTAGGCGGCGTAATTTCAATTTTTACCGTATATGTAGGTTGGGTATTTAGTGGTTTGGTTGTATCCAACTTACCATCGTTAGAATGGTATTGGCGTGTACCTTTTGGGCTTCTTACGGTCGCGTTATGTGTTTTAGGCGCCCGATCAAGTTTTGGTCATCGAGGTATTAATCCTTCTATGATTGCATTTTCGAATGATAATTTGATGAATGATTTGGCACTCAATTCAACTTATTCTGTCATTTATGCGATGAAGCTGATGCGAAAAGAACAGGATTCAGCGAAATTTTATCCGAAGATGAGCCAAGAAAAAGTCATTGAATTGATACAAGACTCTACTCATGTCTCAACAGGTGCTTATACCCATCCCAAACTACCGACACTCATACGCCGACCAGCGAGTTATAAAGGAAAACCTAAAAACTTGGTTATTCTATTACAAGAAAGTTTAGGGTCGCGATTTGTTGGTGGGCTTGGAGGGCTACCGCTTACTCCAAATCTTGATGCTATCTTGGAAGAAAGTTGGTATTTCACGCGTATGTATGCGACAGGTACTCGTTCTATCCGAGGAATTGAAGCTGTTACTAGTGGTTTTTCTCCTACTCCAGCAAACGCGATTGTGAAGCTACCAAAAGGTCAACAAAACTTTTATACCATCGCGCAGACCTTGTCTTATCACGGGTACCATACTCAGTTTATCTATGGCGGAGAAAGCCATTTTGATAACATGAAAGGCTACTGTTTAGGGAATGGATTTTGTGACATTCAAGATCTTCCAACTTTTATTAATCCTCAATTCGTAGGTTCTTGGGGAGTTTGTGATGAAGATCTTTATGATAAAACACATCAACAACTGACAGAGCGTCACGCAACTGGCCAGCCGTTTTTTAGTTTTGTATTCACGACGACCAACCATTCACCTTTTGAGTACCCAGAAGGTAAAATTGAACCGTATAATTCTCCTGCGGCAACTCGTGAAAATACGGTGAAATATTCAGACTTTGCCTTTGGTGAGTTTATCAAAAAGGCTAAAGCTTCAGATTATTGGGATGAGACGGTATTTATCGTAGTCGCAGACCATGATTCCCGAGTTTATGGCGATCAGGCTATTCCGGTTAATTATTTTAATATTCCAGCCATTATTTTCGGTGGTGGTATTGAACCGAAAAAAGATGACCGTATTGCGAGCCAGATAGATATTCCACCGACATTATTATCTCTAATTGGCATTGATAATTATGGCCCGATGATAGGTCATGATATGACGCAAGATATACCAAACGAAAAATTGCGTGCGATTATGCAATATCACAATACTTTTGGTTGGATGAATAACGATAATCAAGCGGTAATATTTCAGGCGGATAAACCAATAGAAACCTATCAGTATGATAATCAAACACATAAACTGCACTCAGTTGAGTTACCTCAAAAGATGATTGATACTGCCAATGCTAATGCTTTGTGGGGGAGCCTAGCTTACAAGCAAGATTATTATCATTGGGGTGAAGTTAAAGCTATGTTGGACTCGTAA
- the lnt gene encoding apolipoprotein N-acyltransferase, protein MKTIWIQRIGRPLLAAFVGAITTLAFAPFSYWPVAILSPFILLLLLNNQSTKAGFWIAFAWGLGQFGTGINWVHVSIDTFGGMPKVASVTLMSLLVSYLALYPALFGTLLNRFFPKTNAQRLVIAAPIIWLVTDWLRGWVMTGFPWLWLGYSQIDSPLNAYAPISGVEAITLMLWLIAGSLALASLARKWQYLSIPIMIFAGGFALNQVSWVTPDPSTKTSFALIQGNIDQKMKWVPSHRWPTLMKYTDISRDNWGTDIIIWPEAAIPALESDLPAFLHNLDTAAKANNSALITGVLSQDDMGRFYNNVLTLGQNGQGPYDYDTAKRYSKHHLLPFGEFVPFGDLLRPIAPLFNLPMSSFQRGEFIQPNLVANGRHLLAALCYEIIFSEQVRQNVTPDTNFILTLSNDAWFGHSIGPLQHMEIARMRALELGKPLIRATNNGVTAVTDYKGRITKQVPQFQTEVLKAEVTSTSGNTPYTHLGSWLLYVWCALGLFSVWFQKRKS, encoded by the coding sequence ATGAAAACAATTTGGATTCAGCGCATAGGGCGGCCTTTATTGGCCGCTTTTGTTGGCGCGATAACAACTCTTGCCTTTGCGCCATTTTCTTACTGGCCAGTCGCTATATTAAGCCCTTTCATTCTATTACTCCTTCTCAATAATCAGTCGACCAAAGCAGGCTTTTGGATCGCATTTGCTTGGGGTTTAGGTCAATTTGGAACGGGCATAAACTGGGTACACGTGAGCATTGATACTTTTGGTGGAATGCCAAAAGTGGCCAGTGTCACTTTAATGAGTTTACTGGTCAGCTATTTAGCGCTCTACCCTGCCCTGTTTGGTACTTTGCTTAATCGCTTCTTTCCTAAAACTAATGCCCAGCGCCTAGTAATTGCGGCCCCTATTATTTGGCTCGTTACCGATTGGCTACGTGGTTGGGTTATGACTGGGTTTCCTTGGTTATGGTTGGGATATAGTCAAATTGATAGCCCACTCAATGCTTATGCACCAATTTCAGGTGTGGAAGCCATCACTCTGATGTTATGGCTAATCGCGGGAAGTTTGGCCTTGGCCTCACTGGCAAGAAAGTGGCAATATCTGTCTATTCCCATCATGATCTTCGCGGGTGGTTTTGCTCTAAACCAAGTTTCATGGGTAACACCAGATCCCTCGACTAAAACCTCATTTGCACTTATCCAAGGCAATATCGATCAAAAAATGAAGTGGGTGCCGAGCCATCGCTGGCCGACCTTAATGAAATACACCGATATCAGCCGAGATAATTGGGGAACCGATATTATTATTTGGCCTGAAGCGGCAATTCCGGCACTGGAATCTGACTTGCCGGCCTTTTTACATAACTTAGATACCGCAGCGAAAGCCAATAATAGCGCCTTAATTACCGGTGTATTATCTCAAGATGATATGGGACGTTTTTATAACAATGTGCTCACTTTAGGTCAAAATGGTCAAGGTCCATATGATTACGATACGGCTAAACGCTATAGCAAGCATCATTTGTTGCCGTTTGGTGAGTTTGTGCCATTTGGTGACTTGTTGCGCCCTATTGCACCGCTTTTCAATTTGCCAATGTCATCATTCCAACGTGGAGAGTTCATTCAACCTAACTTAGTCGCAAATGGGCGTCACCTACTAGCGGCGTTGTGTTATGAGATTATTTTTAGTGAACAAGTTCGCCAAAATGTCACGCCAGATACGAATTTCATATTAACGCTTTCTAATGATGCATGGTTTGGTCATTCTATTGGACCACTCCAACACATGGAAATTGCTCGTATGCGCGCCTTAGAGCTGGGTAAACCACTCATCCGTGCAACCAATAACGGCGTCACTGCTGTAACCGATTATAAAGGTCGCATCACGAAACAAGTACCGCAATTCCAGACAGAAGTGTTAAAAGCCGAAGTGACATCGACATCGGGTAATACGCCTTATACACATTTAGGGTCTTGGTTATTATATGTGTGGTGTGCACTAGGCCTATTCAGTGTTTGGTTTCAAAAGAGAAAAAGTTAG
- the corC gene encoding CNNM family magnesium/cobalt transport protein CorC (CorC(YbeX) belongs to the Cyclin M Mg2+ Exporter (CNNM) family, and was characterized as belonging to a set of three proteins, at least one of which must be present for CorA to function.) → MNDSTSPSHNEGNNDKSDGPSRKSFFERLAHLFQGDPKDRQELVEVFRDSEENDLIDPDTRDMLEGVMEISEMRVRDIMIPRSQMVTINRDYDLDSLATLIIEATHSRYPVINEDKDHIEGILLAKDLLRYLVSDSTEFILSEVVRPAVVVPESKRVDRLLKEFREERYHMAIVVDEFGGVSGLVTIEDILEEIVGEIEDEFDDEEAADIRQLSKHTFSVRALTDIDDFNDAFNTNFSDEEVDTIGGLVTLTFGHLPERGEMVELDGYTFKVTAADNRKVVQLQVTIPTNSETNIEPENSDTSNRNS, encoded by the coding sequence ATGAACGACAGTACCTCGCCTTCACATAATGAAGGCAATAATGATAAATCTGACGGTCCCAGTAGAAAATCCTTCTTCGAACGCCTAGCGCATCTATTTCAAGGTGATCCGAAAGATCGCCAAGAGCTAGTCGAAGTATTTCGTGATTCAGAAGAAAACGATCTTATCGATCCTGATACACGAGATATGCTTGAAGGAGTGATGGAAATATCGGAAATGCGAGTGCGTGATATTATGATCCCACGCTCGCAAATGGTCACTATCAACCGTGACTATGACCTAGATTCTTTAGCGACATTAATCATTGAAGCCACTCACTCGCGCTACCCTGTGATTAACGAAGATAAAGACCATATCGAAGGCATTTTACTTGCTAAAGATTTATTACGTTACTTAGTGTCGGACAGTACTGAATTCATACTCAGTGAAGTGGTACGCCCTGCTGTTGTTGTCCCGGAAAGTAAGCGGGTTGATCGTTTATTAAAAGAATTTCGTGAAGAACGCTACCATATGGCTATCGTTGTCGATGAGTTTGGTGGCGTTTCAGGCCTAGTCACTATCGAAGATATTTTAGAAGAAATCGTCGGTGAAATCGAAGATGAATTCGATGATGAAGAAGCGGCTGATATTCGCCAACTGAGTAAGCACACTTTTTCAGTTCGTGCTTTAACGGATATTGATGACTTTAACGATGCCTTCAACACCAATTTTAGTGATGAAGAAGTAGATACTATTGGTGGCCTTGTCACTTTAACATTTGGTCATTTACCCGAACGTGGTGAAATGGTCGAATTAGATGGATATACCTTCAAAGTGACCGCTGCGGATAATCGAAAAGTCGTTCAGCTACAAGTCACGATCCCAACAAACTCAGAAACCAACATCGAACCTGAAAACAGCGATACGTCTAATCGTAATAGTTAG
- the ybeY gene encoding rRNA maturation RNase YbeY, giving the protein MTIELDLQIAVEDTTDLPTEVQLQQWLESTITLFQPQAEITIRIVENEESQQLNRDYRGKDKPTNVLSFPFEAPPGIEIDLLGDLIICKQVVEAEAKEQNKSLSAHWAHMVVHGSLHLLGYDHIDDDEADEMESIETEIMQKLGFEDPYISEKE; this is encoded by the coding sequence ATGACCATTGAACTCGACCTCCAAATTGCAGTCGAAGATACAACAGACCTTCCCACTGAGGTGCAATTACAGCAATGGTTAGAATCAACCATTACTTTGTTTCAACCTCAAGCGGAAATCACAATTCGTATTGTTGAAAATGAAGAAAGCCAACAATTGAACCGTGATTATAGAGGTAAAGATAAGCCGACTAACGTGCTATCATTCCCTTTTGAAGCACCTCCTGGTATCGAGATAGACTTGCTTGGTGATCTCATCATTTGTAAGCAAGTGGTTGAAGCGGAAGCAAAAGAGCAAAATAAATCGCTGTCAGCACATTGGGCACATATGGTTGTACACGGTAGTCTTCATCTGCTAGGTTATGATCATATTGACGATGATGAAGCCGATGAAATGGAAAGCATTGAAACAGAAATCATGCAAAAACTTGGATTTGAAGATCCATACATTTCAGAAAAAGAATAA
- a CDS encoding PhoH family protein, which yields MSNKIVTLEVNLEPSDNHRLSSLCGPFDDNIKHLERRLGVEINHRSNFFTITGKPHTAAAALDIIKDLYVDTAPVRGEIPDLDPEQIHLAVKESGILEQHQEQPMEYGKEVFIKTKKGVIKPRTPNQGQYLVNMVTHDITFGIGPAGTGKTYLAVAAAVDALERQEIRRILLTRPAVEAGEKLGFLPGDLSQKVDPYLRPLYDALFEMLGFERVEKLIERNVIEVAPLAYMRGRTLNDAFIILDESQNTTVEQMKMFLTRIGFNSRAVITGDVTQIDLPRGARSGLRHAIEVLSEVEDISFNFFLADDVVRHPVVARIVNAYEKWEAQDQKEKKAIEKRRREEREQREAQAAALFSAANPQHNQNIQQDSSPSEHQNQDVE from the coding sequence GTGAGCAATAAAATCGTAACGCTTGAAGTAAACCTAGAACCTTCCGATAACCACAGACTGTCTAGCCTATGTGGTCCTTTTGATGACAATATCAAACACCTTGAACGTCGCTTGGGCGTTGAAATTAACCACCGCAGCAATTTCTTTACCATTACAGGTAAGCCTCACACTGCCGCTGCGGCCTTAGATATTATCAAAGATCTATATGTTGATACCGCGCCTGTACGTGGAGAAATTCCCGATTTAGATCCAGAACAAATTCATTTAGCGGTAAAAGAATCTGGCATTCTTGAGCAACATCAAGAACAACCAATGGAATACGGAAAAGAAGTCTTTATCAAAACCAAAAAAGGTGTGATTAAACCGCGCACTCCCAATCAGGGCCAATACTTAGTCAACATGGTGACCCATGATATTACCTTTGGTATTGGGCCCGCGGGTACAGGTAAAACCTACCTTGCGGTAGCCGCTGCTGTTGATGCATTAGAGCGCCAAGAAATTCGTCGCATTCTATTGACTCGCCCAGCCGTAGAAGCGGGTGAAAAACTCGGTTTCTTGCCTGGTGATTTAAGCCAGAAAGTGGACCCATATTTGCGTCCACTTTATGACGCTTTATTTGAAATGCTTGGGTTTGAGCGCGTTGAAAAGTTAATTGAACGTAACGTCATAGAGGTGGCTCCACTTGCTTATATGCGGGGTCGTACGTTAAATGACGCCTTTATCATTCTTGATGAAAGCCAAAATACCACGGTTGAACAAATGAAAATGTTCCTAACCCGTATCGGCTTTAACTCGCGCGCAGTCATCACTGGTGACGTAACCCAAATCGATTTACCTCGTGGGGCTCGTTCAGGCCTGCGTCATGCTATTGAAGTGCTATCCGAAGTAGAAGATATTAGCTTTAACTTCTTCCTAGCTGATGATGTGGTTCGTCACCCTGTCGTGGCTCGCATTGTTAATGCCTATGAAAAGTGGGAAGCACAAGATCAAAAAGAAAAGAAAGCGATAGAAAAACGTCGCCGAGAAGAAAGAGAACAACGTGAGGCTCAAGCAGCAGCATTATTTTCTGCCGCTAATCCTCAGCATAATCAAAATATTCAGCAAGACAGCAGCCCATCTGAACACCAAAATCAAGATGTGGAATAA
- the miaB gene encoding tRNA (N6-isopentenyl adenosine(37)-C2)-methylthiotransferase MiaB: MSKKLLIKTWGCQMNEYDSSKMADLLNAANGYELTEDPAEADVLLLNTCSIREKAQEKVFHQLGRWKTLKDKKEGVVIGVGGCVATQEGDHIRQRAPFVDVIFGPQTLHRLPEMIKQSQAKTGPVMDISFPEIEKFDSLPEPRADGVTAFVSIMEGCSKYCTYCVVPYTRGEEVSRPMDDVLFEIAQLADQGVREVNLLGQNVNAYRGPMHDGEICTFAELLRLVASIDGIDRIRFTTSHPLEFGDDIIAVYEDTPELVSFLHLPVQSGSDRILTMMKRPHTGLEYKSIIRKLRKARPDIQISSDFIVGFPGESKKDFEDTMKLIKDVDFDMSFSFIFSPRPGTPAADYPCDVPESEKKERLYELQQQINAQAMRYSRLMLNTEQRILVEGPSKRNLMELRGRTENSRVVNFEGSADLIGQFVDVHITEVHPNSLRGTLVRTEAEMGLRSALSPAEMMKKTRKEDKLGVVTFTP, translated from the coding sequence ATGAGTAAGAAACTGCTAATTAAAACTTGGGGCTGTCAGATGAACGAATACGATTCATCGAAAATGGCCGACCTCCTTAATGCCGCAAATGGATATGAATTAACCGAAGATCCAGCGGAAGCAGATGTATTATTACTCAATACATGTTCGATTCGTGAAAAAGCACAAGAAAAAGTGTTCCACCAGCTTGGTCGTTGGAAAACACTAAAAGATAAAAAAGAAGGGGTTGTCATTGGTGTGGGTGGCTGTGTCGCGACTCAAGAAGGTGACCATATTCGTCAACGTGCGCCATTTGTTGATGTTATCTTTGGCCCACAAACCCTTCATCGCCTACCGGAGATGATTAAGCAATCACAAGCTAAAACAGGGCCTGTGATGGATATTTCATTCCCAGAAATTGAAAAATTCGATAGCCTGCCAGAACCTCGTGCTGATGGCGTAACGGCTTTCGTTTCTATCATGGAAGGCTGCTCGAAATACTGTACTTACTGCGTTGTACCTTATACTCGTGGTGAAGAAGTTAGCCGACCTATGGATGATGTACTATTTGAAATCGCCCAGCTTGCTGACCAAGGTGTTCGTGAAGTTAACTTACTTGGCCAAAACGTAAATGCTTACCGTGGCCCTATGCATGATGGTGAGATCTGCACCTTTGCTGAATTATTGCGTTTAGTTGCCTCAATTGATGGTATTGACCGCATTCGCTTCACCACAAGTCATCCATTAGAGTTTGGCGATGACATCATTGCCGTTTACGAAGATACACCAGAACTTGTAAGCTTCTTGCACCTGCCAGTTCAAAGTGGTTCAGACCGTATTCTAACAATGATGAAGCGCCCACATACTGGCCTAGAATACAAATCTATCATCCGTAAGCTACGTAAAGCTCGCCCTGATATTCAAATCAGCTCGGACTTTATTGTTGGTTTCCCTGGTGAGTCCAAGAAAGACTTCGAAGACACCATGAAACTGATTAAAGATGTCGATTTTGATATGAGCTTTAGTTTCATCTTCTCACCTCGCCCTGGTACACCTGCAGCTGATTATCCATGCGATGTACCAGAATCTGAGAAGAAAGAAAGATTGTATGAACTTCAACAACAAATCAATGCGCAAGCTATGCGATACTCTCGCTTAATGCTAAATACAGAACAACGTATCCTTGTTGAAGGTCCATCAAAAAGAAACTTGATGGAATTACGCGGCCGTACAGAGAACAGCCGAGTAGTGAACTTTGAAGGTTCGGCAGACTTAATTGGTCAATTTGTTGACGTTCATATTACTGAAGTTCACCCTAACTCGCTTCGTGGTACTTTAGTCCGTACGGAAGCTGAGATGGGCTTACGTTCAGCGCTATCTCCGGCTGAAATGATGAAAAAAACACGTAAAGAAGATAAATTAGGGGTTGTTACTTTCACACCCTAA
- a CDS encoding 2-octaprenyl-3-methyl-6-methoxy-1,4-benzoquinol hydroxylase: protein MSKFDVVIIGGGMVGAALAIGLAKQKKSVALIEGKAPLAFDASQPMDLRVSAISKSSVELLTQLGAWHSIEEKRVTPYLGLETWEHPECRTCFHADDLNLDKLGYMVENRLLQLGLWEQFDSYPNLMVMCPDSLNHLEFDENATKVHLDSGQCLEAQWVVGADGANSKVRQQANIGITAWDYRQRCMLINVAMPSLADEQKRDITWQWFTPNGPRSFLPLATTTDGTHQGSLVWYDSPKRIKQLQSLSSAALRQEVLEHFPKELGDITVLQAGSFPLTRRHAQKYYANRCVLVGDSAHTINPLAGQGVNLGFKDVAVLLDTIADKGLDTEQAFVDYQKQRRTDNLLMQTGMDFFYKTFSNDIPPLKLLRNMALKAAEHSGEIKKQVLKYALGL, encoded by the coding sequence ATGTCCAAGTTTGATGTAGTCATCATTGGTGGCGGAATGGTTGGGGCGGCGTTAGCGATAGGTCTTGCGAAGCAAAAAAAATCAGTGGCATTAATTGAAGGTAAAGCGCCACTTGCATTTGATGCATCGCAACCTATGGATTTACGTGTATCGGCTATCTCAAAATCTTCCGTTGAACTTTTAACCCAACTGGGGGCTTGGCACTCGATTGAAGAAAAACGAGTAACTCCATATTTAGGGCTTGAAACATGGGAACATCCGGAATGTCGGACGTGTTTTCATGCCGATGATCTCAATCTCGATAAACTTGGTTATATGGTTGAAAACAGGCTGCTTCAATTAGGCTTATGGGAGCAATTTGACAGCTACCCAAACCTAATGGTGATGTGTCCAGATAGCTTAAATCATCTTGAGTTTGATGAGAATGCTACAAAAGTACATTTAGATTCAGGCCAATGTTTAGAAGCGCAATGGGTGGTTGGTGCTGATGGCGCAAATTCTAAAGTGCGTCAGCAAGCCAATATAGGGATCACCGCGTGGGATTACCGTCAGCGTTGTATGTTGATTAATGTTGCGATGCCAAGCTTAGCTGATGAACAAAAGCGAGATATTACTTGGCAATGGTTTACGCCTAACGGGCCTCGTTCGTTTTTACCGCTGGCGACCACTACAGATGGCACACACCAAGGCTCATTAGTCTGGTATGACAGCCCTAAACGCATTAAACAATTACAATCATTATCTTCAGCAGCATTACGGCAAGAAGTCTTAGAGCACTTCCCTAAAGAGTTAGGTGATATCACTGTATTGCAAGCGGGGTCTTTCCCATTAACTCGCCGTCATGCGCAAAAGTATTATGCGAATCGCTGTGTGTTGGTTGGTGATTCTGCTCATACGATTAATCCGTTAGCCGGGCAGGGCGTAAACTTAGGTTTTAAAGATGTTGCCGTTTTGCTTGATACTATTGCAGATAAAGGACTAGATACTGAGCAAGCTTTTGTGGATTATCAAAAACAAAGACGTACTGATAATCTATTGATGCAAACTGGAATGGACTTTTTTTATAAGACGTTTAGCAATGATATTCCACCACTAAAACTATTAAGAAACATGGCATTAAAAGCGGCAGAGCATTCGGGTGAAATTAAGAAACAAGTTTTGAAATACGCGTTAGGATTATAA